A region of Aneurinibacillus sp. REN35 DNA encodes the following proteins:
- a CDS encoding DegV family protein — MKLYIVTDSTADIPKELASELDIHVVPLKVHIEDHTYLDGVTLTAGEFYEKLERADKLPRTSQPAPADFVEMYESLAASEEEVQIISIHLSSALSGTYQTANLAKDMVQEKVNVHVIDSRTASYALGAIVVAVARAIREGKSLQQCLDLAQRMIANHKVFFVMDTLMYLQKGGRIGKASAVLGSLLNVKPILTFDESGEVASVEKIRGKKKAVGRILELAKEFAAGSSVIAASVYTTSLEEAEALKLRITEEFNVTEEVMIAQLGPVIGTYGGPGLLAITLYKV; from the coding sequence ATGAAACTATACATCGTAACTGACAGTACCGCTGACATTCCAAAAGAGCTGGCATCTGAGCTGGATATTCATGTTGTTCCATTAAAAGTGCATATTGAAGATCACACCTACTTAGATGGTGTAACACTGACGGCAGGAGAGTTCTATGAAAAGCTTGAGCGTGCAGACAAGCTGCCGCGTACGTCTCAGCCGGCGCCTGCCGACTTTGTTGAGATGTATGAATCACTGGCCGCATCCGAAGAAGAGGTGCAGATTATTTCGATTCATCTATCGAGCGCACTGAGCGGCACCTATCAGACGGCCAATCTGGCAAAAGACATGGTGCAGGAAAAAGTCAATGTGCATGTAATTGACAGCCGAACGGCATCGTATGCGTTGGGTGCGATTGTTGTAGCTGTTGCGCGTGCCATACGTGAAGGCAAGAGCCTGCAGCAGTGTTTGGACTTAGCGCAGCGAATGATTGCCAATCATAAAGTGTTTTTTGTTATGGATACGCTCATGTATTTACAGAAAGGCGGGCGTATTGGTAAAGCATCTGCGGTGCTAGGTTCGCTGCTTAATGTCAAACCGATCCTTACGTTTGATGAAAGCGGAGAGGTAGCATCGGTAGAGAAGATACGTGGCAAGAAAAAAGCTGTCGGACGCATTCTTGAACTGGCCAAGGAATTTGCTGCAGGCTCTTCGGTTATTGCCGCATCTGTCTATACGACCAGTCTTGAAGAGGCGGAAGCGCTGAAGCTTAGAATCACTGAAGAGTTCAATGTCACAGAAGAAGTGATGATTGCTCAGTTAGGCCCGGTAATTGGTACGTATGGCGGGCCGGGACTTCTGGCTATAACACTATATAAAGTGTGA
- the rsgA gene encoding ribosome small subunit-dependent GTPase A produces the protein MPQGRIVKALAGYYYVQDADVLWQCRARGVFRKRGITPLVGDEVIYETNGSEGTVMEVLPRTSELIRPSIANIDQAILVFSLAEPAFNPQLLDKFLVHTEAAGVDAVICLTKADLLSDKEEVERIRTRCEAIGYPVIITSSKGRSGIEDIRAHLSGHLSVFAGQSGVGKSSLLNALFSELNLETAPISQKLGRGRHTTRHVELIHLPEGGWVADTPGFSSLDFQSIETDELGLYFKEMRALLGQCKFRGCQHGNEPGCAVRTAVETNDISPGRYQHYLEFLQEIKDRKPRY, from the coding sequence ATGCCGCAGGGCCGTATTGTAAAAGCATTGGCCGGCTACTATTATGTACAGGACGCAGATGTGCTCTGGCAGTGCCGGGCTCGGGGCGTATTTCGTAAAAGAGGGATTACGCCGCTGGTTGGAGATGAAGTGATATATGAAACGAACGGATCAGAAGGAACGGTAATGGAGGTGCTGCCACGGACGAGTGAACTCATTCGTCCGTCCATCGCCAATATTGATCAGGCCATTCTGGTCTTTTCACTTGCCGAGCCTGCTTTTAATCCGCAGCTGCTAGACAAGTTCCTCGTCCATACGGAGGCGGCCGGTGTCGATGCGGTCATTTGCTTGACTAAGGCCGATCTGCTTTCTGATAAGGAAGAGGTGGAGCGCATTCGAACGCGCTGTGAAGCCATCGGGTATCCGGTGATTATTACAAGTTCAAAAGGAAGAAGCGGTATTGAGGACATTCGGGCGCACCTTAGCGGACACTTATCCGTGTTTGCCGGCCAATCAGGTGTAGGCAAGTCATCGCTGCTCAATGCCTTATTTAGTGAACTGAATCTGGAAACTGCGCCAATTAGCCAGAAGCTCGGACGTGGGCGGCATACGACCAGGCATGTGGAGTTGATCCATCTTCCGGAAGGCGGTTGGGTAGCGGATACGCCGGGCTTTAGTTCGCTTGATTTTCAATCGATTGAAACGGATGAACTTGGGCTTTATTTCAAGGAGATGCGTGCTCTGCTTGGTCAATGCAAATTTCGTGGCTGTCAGCATGGTAATGAACCGGGCTGCGCGGTCCGTACAGCAGTCGAGACAAATGATATTTCACCGGGGCGTTATCAACATTATTTAGAGTTTTTGCAGGAGATTAAAGATAGAAAGCCGAGGTACTAA
- a CDS encoding MgtC/SapB family protein, with protein sequence MKDFIEPILRAVLVFEHWEMYLRLTLSAVFGFFIGLERTSRSKPAGIKTYTFVTVASTLLTLVSIHTVERYSVVGHTMMDPMRLAAQVVSGLGFLGAGLIIQRGRSVKGLTSAAMVFFSGGIGIAIGAGYYGMTAFAMFLMYAVLRIGHRLEHSPRWSHHTDDPEEDRESVHDEP encoded by the coding sequence TTGAAGGATTTCATCGAGCCTATTCTTCGCGCCGTGCTTGTATTCGAGCATTGGGAAATGTACTTGCGTCTTACGTTAAGTGCCGTTTTCGGCTTTTTCATCGGGCTTGAACGGACCAGCCGCTCTAAGCCCGCAGGCATTAAAACATATACGTTCGTCACTGTAGCATCCACGCTTTTAACCCTCGTTTCCATCCATACGGTGGAGAGATATTCTGTCGTGGGCCACACCATGATGGATCCGATGCGCTTAGCCGCTCAGGTCGTCTCAGGCCTTGGCTTTCTCGGAGCTGGACTCATCATTCAGCGCGGGCGTTCCGTAAAAGGTCTTACTTCAGCAGCCATGGTATTCTTCTCGGGAGGAATCGGTATTGCGATTGGTGCAGGCTATTACGGTATGACTGCCTTTGCCATGTTTTTAATGTACGCCGTACTTCGTATCGGCCATCGCCTTGAGCATTCACCGCGCTGGTCTCACCATACCGACGACCCCGAAGAAGATAGAGAGTCTGTCCATGATGAACCCTAG
- the pknB gene encoding Stk1 family PASTA domain-containing Ser/Thr kinase: MKGKRIGGRYDIEQPIGEGGMAIVYSARDTLLNRTVALKVLRSQFGNDDDFVARFHREAQAAASLSHPHVVNIYDIGQEDDIYYIVMEYVEGMTLKKYINEHAPLDVAEAVDIAIQICDALDHAHQNELIHRDIKPHNILINKFGRIKVTDFGIARAVSSVTITHTGSVLGSVHYFSPEQAKGIAAGAKSDLYSLGVVLYEMLTGELPFSGDSPISVALKHLQESYVAPRKIRPDIPQSVENVIIRAMAKEPMYRYESAREMLEDLQTCLAPERKNEAVYLLPERYGNEEEDPEITRVIPAIKPEMMRKRTWDEEEEPPVKTKEPAVAQEHAVRKKDEALPDEKDGKPLPWKKAVGWSAGILFFLMLVGATVFYSFSFLRVPDVTVPSVQNMPLEEARKQLEALKLKPAIQEQHNDKVAAGRVIRQDPSPNMQVKENSEVQLIVSQGKPKMTMPNFVGQNIDDVESQVNGKYKDYKIDKVTSEDQPPGTVLQQTPPAGEEITAADTTVTLVVSEGQEKVTVPNLIGLTEDEMKAKIESLGLRLQPEKKSSYEPEGTVIEQSYKPGNQLEKGTWIRVTVSTGLPQEARRVIEPVEVYLNSGEKAHIEIKVTDAAVENKTVENYSITQSMQFKVPVVLSPSKDALIQVYRDGQLDQEKQVKYSDFQ, translated from the coding sequence ATGAAAGGAAAACGAATCGGCGGCCGCTATGATATCGAACAACCGATTGGGGAAGGCGGTATGGCCATCGTCTACAGTGCGAGAGATACACTGCTCAATCGTACGGTAGCTTTGAAAGTTTTGCGCTCCCAATTCGGCAATGATGATGATTTCGTAGCCCGCTTTCATAGAGAAGCACAGGCGGCGGCAAGCTTATCCCATCCGCATGTGGTCAACATTTACGATATTGGCCAGGAAGACGATATATATTATATTGTCATGGAATATGTGGAAGGGATGACGCTTAAGAAATATATTAACGAGCATGCCCCGCTTGATGTTGCAGAAGCGGTTGATATTGCAATTCAAATCTGTGATGCGCTTGATCATGCGCATCAAAATGAGTTGATTCACCGTGATATTAAGCCGCACAATATCTTAATTAATAAATTCGGCCGTATTAAGGTGACCGATTTTGGTATCGCTCGGGCTGTGTCGTCCGTTACGATTACACATACCGGCTCTGTGCTTGGTTCTGTACATTATTTTTCACCGGAACAGGCCAAAGGCATTGCGGCAGGGGCCAAGTCGGATTTGTATTCGCTCGGTGTCGTGCTGTATGAGATGCTAACCGGTGAGCTGCCGTTTTCCGGAGATTCACCGATTAGCGTTGCGCTAAAGCATCTGCAGGAATCATACGTAGCTCCGCGAAAAATCCGGCCGGACATCCCGCAGAGTGTAGAGAATGTCATCATTCGTGCAATGGCAAAAGAGCCAATGTATCGCTATGAATCAGCGCGCGAGATGCTAGAAGATTTACAGACGTGTCTTGCGCCAGAGCGCAAGAATGAGGCGGTCTATCTGCTGCCGGAGAGATACGGGAATGAAGAGGAAGACCCGGAAATTACGCGTGTCATTCCGGCCATTAAACCGGAGATGATGCGTAAGCGCACCTGGGATGAGGAAGAGGAACCTCCTGTCAAAACAAAGGAGCCGGCCGTAGCACAGGAGCATGCAGTCCGGAAGAAGGATGAGGCTCTCCCCGATGAGAAAGACGGGAAGCCGCTGCCATGGAAGAAGGCGGTAGGCTGGTCCGCAGGGATATTATTCTTCCTCATGTTGGTTGGTGCTACTGTCTTCTACAGCTTCTCTTTTCTGCGTGTACCTGATGTGACGGTACCGTCCGTACAGAATATGCCGCTTGAAGAGGCGCGTAAACAGTTAGAAGCATTGAAGCTGAAGCCAGCGATTCAGGAGCAGCATAATGATAAGGTAGCAGCCGGTCGGGTTATTAGGCAGGACCCGTCACCGAATATGCAAGTAAAAGAGAATTCGGAAGTCCAATTGATTGTCAGTCAGGGAAAACCGAAAATGACCATGCCGAATTTTGTTGGTCAAAATATTGATGATGTAGAAAGTCAAGTAAACGGAAAATATAAAGACTACAAGATTGATAAAGTCACAAGTGAAGACCAGCCGCCGGGTACGGTCCTTCAGCAGACACCACCAGCAGGCGAAGAAATTACCGCAGCAGATACTACGGTAACCCTTGTTGTAAGTGAAGGGCAGGAGAAGGTGACAGTGCCGAATCTCATAGGTTTGACAGAGGATGAGATGAAGGCGAAGATCGAAAGTCTGGGCTTGCGCTTGCAGCCTGAGAAGAAGTCGAGCTATGAACCGGAAGGCACGGTCATTGAGCAGTCATACAAGCCGGGCAACCAGCTTGAGAAAGGTACATGGATTCGTGTGACAGTCAGTACCGGACTTCCTCAGGAAGCACGACGGGTAATAGAGCCGGTCGAGGTCTATTTGAACTCGGGCGAGAAGGCTCATATCGAGATTAAAGTAACAGATGCCGCTGTGGAGAACAAAACAGTAGAGAATTATAGCATTACACAAAGTATGCAGTTTAAAGTTCCGGTTGTTCTGTCGCCTTCCAAAGACGCGTTGATTCAAGTATACCGTGATGGGCAGCTGGATCAGGAAAAGCAGGTTAAATACAGTGATTTTCAATAA
- the spoVM gene encoding stage V sporulation protein SpoVM, with translation MRFYTIKLPKFLGGLIRAILGGGKR, from the coding sequence ATGCGGTTTTATACTATTAAGCTGCCAAAATTTTTGGGAGGATTGATTCGCGCGATTCTCGGCGGGGGGAAGCGATGA
- the rpmB gene encoding 50S ribosomal protein L28: protein MARVCYVTGKRAKTGNKRSHSNRANKRSWGVNVQKVRILVDGKPKRVYVSTKALKSGLVTRA, encoded by the coding sequence ATGGCACGTGTATGTTATGTAACTGGCAAACGGGCGAAAACCGGCAATAAGCGCAGCCACTCCAACCGCGCAAACAAACGTTCTTGGGGCGTAAACGTACAAAAAGTACGTATCCTTGTGGATGGAAAGCCGAAGCGCGTATATGTAAGCACAAAAGCACTCAAATCCGGTTTGGTTACTCGCGCATAA
- a CDS encoding Stp1/IreP family PP2C-type Ser/Thr phosphatase yields the protein MPRFGVNMAAISLRPVDNYGLSMLNRRRGEKRMESAIQTHIGCVRQTNEDSGRIQRYKNGWILAVVADGMGGHQAGDVASQMAVDIICDSLKELTENSTPNELQQRLNEAIQLANEQILTYAQEHEECRGMGTTVVIALMNSQLGVLAHIGDSRIYRYSEGILQQITSDHTLVNELLRSHQITKDEAANHPRRNILTRALGTDKKVKADFSVLHWENGDMLMLCSDGLSGKIGGETMETVLANGSLKEMADNLIEQALKAGGEDNITVVLLRNHSEVAE from the coding sequence ATGCCACGATTCGGCGTGAACATGGCAGCGATATCGCTGCGGCCTGTGGACAACTACGGGCTCAGCATGCTAAACAGACGCAGGGGTGAGAAGAGAATGGAGTCAGCCATACAGACGCATATCGGTTGCGTAAGACAGACGAATGAGGATTCAGGACGGATTCAGCGATATAAGAATGGCTGGATTCTCGCGGTTGTCGCCGATGGTATGGGCGGACATCAGGCGGGAGACGTCGCGAGTCAGATGGCGGTCGATATTATTTGCGACTCGCTGAAGGAATTGACGGAGAATAGTACGCCAAATGAGCTGCAGCAGAGACTCAACGAAGCGATTCAATTGGCAAACGAGCAGATTCTAACGTATGCGCAGGAGCATGAAGAATGCCGCGGCATGGGAACGACCGTGGTGATCGCATTGATGAACAGCCAGCTTGGCGTGCTGGCTCATATTGGTGATAGCCGAATTTACCGCTACAGTGAAGGGATACTGCAGCAAATTACAAGTGACCATACCCTGGTAAATGAGCTGCTGCGCAGCCATCAGATTACAAAGGATGAAGCGGCCAATCATCCGCGCCGCAACATTCTAACGCGAGCGCTTGGTACCGATAAGAAGGTTAAGGCTGATTTTAGTGTCCTGCATTGGGAGAACGGTGACATGTTGATGCTTTGCTCTGATGGGCTCTCAGGTAAGATTGGTGGAGAAACAATGGAGACAGTGCTTGCGAACGGTTCCCTAAAAGAAATGGCGGACAATCTGATTGAACAAGCGTTAAAAGCAGGCGGAGAAGATAATATTACCGTCGTCCTGCTGCGTAATCATTCAGAGGTCGCAGAATGA
- a CDS encoding DAK2 domain-containing protein: MLTGYVLRQMYKAGAERLTQHVKKVDALNVFPVPDGDTGTNMNLTFTSGAAELEKMSEQTVEKVSSVFSRGLLMGARGNSGVILSQLFRGFAKGMSGAEEVDSHQLAEAFQQGVEMAYKAVMKPVEGTILTVAREAAAAARKAARSGSIEDVIETLTAAAQRALDNTPNQLPVLKEVGVVDSGGQGLVYIYEGFLTVVKDGVLFAEPEETESSAVVAGGMSMFGEEHGDIHHIINPADIQYGYCTEFMVHIKPDTAFTENAFKEQISEYGDSLLVVSDDDLVKVHIHAEHPGDVLSLAQQYGLLDRIKIENMRLQHEEVLRRQEVRQAAQDPIAPVSTPNDTPVEAEAAQPKRKPYAIIAVASGSGIVEIFKSLGVDTVIEGGQTMNPSTEQFVHAINEVHAERVIILPNNKNIIMAAQQACELAEIPAAVVPSKSVPQGMSSMLAFSADESLEQNTERMSEALAYVKTGLVTYAIRATTINELTIKEGDFIGIFDGTIVTSGQDPYETATQLIAEMADDEDGLITLIYGADVEEAAMDELEKQLQSSYKDFEIEIHDGGQPLYSFIVAVE, from the coding sequence ATGTTGACAGGGTACGTCCTTCGTCAAATGTATAAAGCGGGCGCCGAGCGCCTGACGCAGCATGTGAAAAAGGTAGATGCGCTTAATGTATTCCCGGTGCCAGACGGCGATACCGGAACGAATATGAATTTAACATTTACATCCGGTGCAGCCGAACTTGAGAAAATGTCTGAACAAACGGTTGAGAAAGTATCTTCCGTATTTTCGCGTGGACTTCTAATGGGAGCACGCGGTAATTCCGGCGTTATTCTCTCTCAATTGTTCCGCGGCTTTGCTAAAGGCATGTCGGGCGCAGAGGAAGTAGACAGCCACCAGCTTGCCGAAGCATTTCAGCAAGGGGTGGAGATGGCATACAAGGCCGTAATGAAGCCGGTAGAAGGTACGATACTTACGGTAGCGCGTGAGGCAGCGGCTGCGGCACGGAAGGCGGCGCGCTCCGGTTCCATTGAGGATGTAATTGAGACATTAACAGCAGCAGCCCAGAGGGCGCTTGATAATACGCCAAATCAATTGCCTGTTCTTAAAGAAGTCGGCGTGGTTGATTCCGGGGGTCAGGGCCTCGTATATATTTATGAAGGATTTTTAACCGTTGTAAAAGACGGAGTCCTGTTCGCGGAACCCGAAGAGACTGAATCTTCCGCTGTTGTAGCAGGTGGGATGTCCATGTTCGGTGAAGAGCATGGGGATATACATCACATAATTAATCCTGCCGACATCCAATACGGATATTGTACCGAATTCATGGTTCATATCAAGCCTGATACAGCATTTACTGAAAATGCATTCAAAGAGCAGATCAGCGAATACGGTGATTCACTGCTCGTTGTCTCAGACGATGATTTGGTAAAGGTGCACATTCATGCTGAACATCCAGGAGATGTACTCTCGCTCGCTCAGCAATATGGTCTGCTTGATCGGATTAAGATCGAAAATATGCGTCTGCAGCATGAAGAAGTACTGCGCCGCCAAGAGGTAAGACAGGCGGCACAAGATCCGATCGCTCCTGTATCTACACCAAATGATACGCCGGTGGAAGCGGAAGCTGCACAGCCAAAGCGGAAGCCATATGCGATCATTGCGGTAGCTAGTGGAAGCGGTATCGTCGAGATTTTTAAAAGTCTTGGTGTTGATACGGTGATTGAGGGCGGCCAGACGATGAATCCAAGTACGGAGCAGTTCGTTCACGCCATCAATGAAGTACATGCGGAACGAGTGATTATTCTGCCGAACAATAAGAACATTATTATGGCTGCGCAGCAGGCCTGCGAGCTAGCAGAGATTCCGGCCGCTGTTGTCCCATCGAAGAGCGTGCCGCAAGGGATGTCTTCGATGTTAGCATTCTCGGCGGACGAGTCGCTAGAGCAGAATACCGAGCGAATGAGTGAAGCGCTTGCGTATGTGAAGACGGGTCTTGTTACGTATGCGATACGGGCTACAACCATAAATGAGCTTACGATTAAAGAAGGGGATTTCATCGGCATTTTTGATGGAACGATTGTTACTTCCGGGCAGGACCCATATGAGACGGCTACACAGCTTATTGCAGAGATGGCTGATGATGAGGATGGACTGATCACGCTGATTTATGGTGCGGATGTAGAGGAAGCGGCCATGGATGAGCTGGAGAAGCAACTGCAGTCCTCGTATAAAGATTTTGAAATAGAAATACATGATGGAGGGCAGCCGCTCTATTCATTTATCGTCGCAGTCGAATAA
- a CDS encoding Asp23/Gls24 family envelope stress response protein has protein sequence MSVQISTELGKIEIDTQVIATLAGAIAMECYGLVGMSSRRTMKDGIADILRRDNLSRGVEVRDDSGRTVIDLYIIVSYGTKISEVAHSVQERVKYALHTTLGMAVDEVNIYVQGVRGEMSS, from the coding sequence ATGAGCGTTCAAATTAGCACAGAACTCGGAAAGATCGAGATCGATACACAAGTTATCGCAACACTTGCCGGAGCGATTGCAATGGAATGCTACGGACTGGTGGGTATGTCCTCGCGCCGTACGATGAAAGACGGTATTGCAGACATTCTGCGCCGGGATAATTTGTCGCGCGGCGTAGAAGTGCGAGATGACAGCGGTCGAACCGTAATCGATCTGTATATTATTGTGAGTTACGGAACGAAAATCTCCGAGGTGGCGCATAGCGTGCAGGAACGCGTAAAATATGCCCTACATACAACGTTGGGGATGGCTGTTGATGAAGTTAATATATATGTGCAAGGTGTTCGTGGAGAAATGAGCTCCTAG
- the recG gene encoding ATP-dependent DNA helicase RecG has translation MNNPLNQPITAIKGIGDERAQDLATLDLYTVQDLLEHFPYRYEDYRVRDISEAEDGEKITITGTIYGEPLVRFYGKSKSRITVKVVVDRVVVTAIWFNRHFLKQQLRTGREIMLSGKFEQARLQITVSEHHFLDTGKKTPQEGSIQPVYSTNANIQLKQMRRWITEALREYGDAIEEILPPDLMQKYKLAPRAEAIRNIHFPESIQAGKHGRRRLAFEELFLFQLKMTAYHAMNRRASDGMAQPILLDDVRTFIRGLPFPLTGAQKRVVAEILDDMQARYRMNRLLQGDVGSGKTVVAAIALYATITAGYQGALMVPTEILAEQHFETLQELLAPHRIEVALLSGSATIRKRRDILAGLQSGMIHVVVGTHALIQDDVYFRDLGLVITDEQHRFGVEQRRVLREKGLHPDVLFMTATPIPRTLSITAFGDMDVSTIDELPAGRKPVETYWVKHDMMERILAFMHKEISKGRQVYVISPLIEESEKLDLQNAMDVHAQLSHHFAGKYKVGLMHGRLPAKEKEDVMQRFSKGEIHVLVSTTVVEVGVNVPNASLMVIYDAERFGLAQLHQLRGRVGRGAEQSYCILIADPKSEIGKERMRIMTETNDGFEVAQRDLELRGPGDFFGTKQSGLPEFRVADIVQDYRMLEVARQEAADLVGRPAFWVSPEYSPLRRFLKRDEYFLDRIKD, from the coding sequence GTGAACAACCCATTGAACCAACCTATAACTGCGATCAAAGGAATTGGAGATGAGCGAGCGCAAGATCTGGCAACGCTTGATCTTTACACCGTACAGGATTTGCTTGAACATTTTCCCTATCGTTATGAGGATTATCGAGTAAGAGACATAAGCGAAGCGGAGGATGGTGAGAAGATCACCATCACCGGAACGATATACGGAGAGCCACTTGTGCGTTTTTACGGGAAAAGTAAATCCCGTATTACCGTTAAAGTTGTTGTGGATCGGGTCGTGGTTACCGCAATCTGGTTTAACCGCCATTTTTTAAAGCAGCAGCTGCGAACCGGCCGCGAGATTATGCTATCAGGAAAATTTGAACAGGCACGTCTGCAAATTACGGTTAGTGAGCATCATTTTCTTGATACGGGAAAGAAGACTCCGCAAGAGGGCTCCATTCAGCCTGTATATTCGACAAATGCTAACATTCAGCTCAAACAGATGCGCCGCTGGATTACCGAAGCGCTCCGAGAATATGGCGATGCGATTGAAGAGATTCTGCCGCCGGACCTTATGCAAAAATACAAGCTTGCACCCCGGGCGGAAGCCATACGCAACATTCACTTTCCTGAGAGTATTCAAGCAGGTAAGCATGGCCGTCGCCGTCTGGCCTTTGAAGAGCTATTTTTATTTCAACTGAAAATGACCGCGTACCATGCAATGAATCGCCGGGCAAGTGATGGAATGGCACAGCCGATCCTGCTTGATGATGTGCGTACTTTTATCAGGGGTCTGCCTTTTCCGCTAACCGGTGCACAAAAACGTGTTGTTGCAGAGATTCTTGATGATATGCAGGCCAGATACCGGATGAACCGTCTATTGCAGGGAGACGTAGGATCAGGTAAAACCGTTGTAGCTGCCATTGCATTGTATGCAACGATTACGGCGGGGTATCAAGGGGCGCTCATGGTTCCCACAGAAATTCTGGCTGAGCAGCACTTTGAGACTCTTCAGGAGTTACTTGCTCCACATAGGATTGAGGTTGCACTGCTGTCAGGGAGCGCTACAATACGTAAGCGCCGCGATATTTTGGCGGGTCTTCAATCGGGTATGATTCATGTTGTGGTAGGAACGCATGCCCTTATTCAGGACGATGTATATTTTCGTGATCTGGGCTTGGTTATTACCGATGAGCAGCATCGATTCGGGGTGGAGCAGCGCCGTGTGCTGCGTGAGAAGGGGCTGCATCCTGATGTATTATTCATGACGGCAACACCGATTCCGCGCACGCTGTCGATTACAGCCTTCGGTGATATGGACGTATCAACAATCGATGAGCTGCCTGCCGGACGCAAGCCGGTGGAGACATATTGGGTCAAGCATGACATGATGGAGCGCATTCTCGCGTTCATGCACAAGGAGATCAGCAAGGGAAGACAAGTCTATGTCATCTCGCCGCTGATTGAGGAATCAGAGAAGCTTGATTTGCAGAATGCAATGGACGTACACGCCCAGCTAAGTCACCATTTTGCAGGGAAGTATAAGGTAGGACTGATGCACGGCCGCCTGCCGGCGAAAGAAAAAGAGGATGTCATGCAGCGGTTTAGCAAAGGCGAGATTCATGTGCTTGTATCTACGACAGTTGTAGAGGTCGGTGTGAACGTGCCAAATGCCTCGTTAATGGTTATCTATGATGCGGAACGTTTCGGGCTTGCCCAGCTTCACCAGCTGCGTGGACGTGTGGGCCGTGGTGCGGAGCAGTCGTATTGTATTCTGATTGCAGATCCAAAGTCAGAGATTGGCAAAGAGCGGATGCGGATTATGACGGAGACAAATGATGGCTTTGAAGTGGCGCAACGAGATTTGGAGCTGCGTGGTCCGGGCGATTTCTTCGGTACAAAGCAGAGCGGTCTGCCTGAATTTAGAGTGGCTGATATCGTGCAGGATTATCGGATGCTTGAAGTAGCACGCCAAGAGGCGGCCGATCTTGTCGGCCGTCCGGCGTTTTGGGTCAGCCCGGAATACAGTCCGCTTCGCCGCTTTTTAAAGCGGGATGAATATTTTCTAGACAGAATCAAGGACTAG
- the rpe gene encoding ribulose-phosphate 3-epimerase, producing the protein MVKIAPSILSADFSRLGEEIKEVEQGGADWIHVDVMDGHFVPNLTIGPLVVNAIRPHTKLTLDVHLMIENADLYIPEFIKSGADIITVHQEACVHLHRTIYHIKDLGAKAAVSLNPATPVTTLAHVLDDIDMVLLMSVNPGFGGQKFIPEVVRKVQQLREMLAERGLVDKVDIQIDGGINTETAPLVAKAGATCLVAGNAVFGQADRARAIDNIKQACFV; encoded by the coding sequence ATGGTTAAAATTGCACCTTCGATCCTTTCCGCCGATTTTTCCCGTCTAGGAGAAGAGATTAAAGAAGTGGAACAGGGCGGCGCAGATTGGATTCATGTGGACGTAATGGACGGGCATTTTGTGCCTAACTTAACGATCGGACCGCTGGTTGTCAATGCGATCCGTCCGCATACCAAACTTACGCTTGATGTTCACTTGATGATTGAGAATGCTGATCTGTATATTCCTGAATTCATAAAAAGCGGTGCTGATATAATTACGGTGCATCAGGAAGCTTGCGTGCATCTGCACCGCACGATTTATCATATTAAAGATCTGGGCGCAAAGGCGGCTGTATCGCTTAATCCGGCAACTCCGGTCACGACGCTAGCGCATGTGTTAGACGATATTGATATGGTTCTATTAATGTCGGTGAATCCAGGGTTTGGCGGCCAAAAATTCATCCCTGAGGTCGTGCGCAAAGTTCAGCAGCTTAGAGAAATGCTTGCTGAACGCGGACTTGTAGACAAAGTGGACATTCAGATTGATGGCGGTATTAATACGGAGACGGCGCCGCTTGTGGCAAAGGCTGGAGCTACATGTTTAGTGGCTGGTAACGCTGTATTTGGACAAGCGGATCGTGCTCGTGCGATCGATAATATTAAGCAGGCTTGTTTCGTATAG